One part of the Sorangiineae bacterium MSr11954 genome encodes these proteins:
- a CDS encoding site-specific integrase gives MGSGAVIRDAQRKNITFHDLRATGITWMAVRGDDPLRIKQRAGHKSFSTTEGYIREAENLSVGFGKPFPSLPAELTGIFGFDSGFMVSSSLLSTRNSTNQEWSKGGSNP, from the coding sequence GTGGGCAGCGGGGCGGTCATCCGCGACGCTCAGCGAAAGAACATCACCTTCCACGACCTACGCGCGACTGGCATCACCTGGATGGCCGTTCGAGGTGACGATCCTCTCCGCATCAAACAGAGGGCGGGCCACAAGTCCTTCAGCACGACCGAGGGCTACATCCGCGAAGCCGAGAATCTCTCCGTCGGCTTCGGCAAACCCTTCCCAAGTCTTCCGGCTGAGCTCACCGGCATTTTTGGCTTCGATAGTGGATTTATGGTCTCGAGCTCGCTTCTAAGTACTCGGAATTCCACAAATCAAGAGTGGAGCAAAGGGGGATCGAACCCCTGA
- the sctR gene encoding type III secretion system export apparatus subunit SctR has product MAMDDALGRPLALVVALALVSLVPFAFMSVTAFVKISTVLQIVRSAIGASSVPSNTVILALATALTLLAMEPVGQKIFERAGPLLGGKGAPDTVTLVRQGLEAVREPMRDFLAKNASDREKARFVEVAQRSRPEAERAAVTDRDLPVLVPAFVITELTEAFAIGFLLFLPFLVIDLVVANVLLALGMQMLSPTQVSLPFKLLLFVAINGWGLLAQSLVSGYH; this is encoded by the coding sequence ATGGCGATGGATGATGCCCTCGGCCGGCCGCTGGCGCTGGTGGTTGCCCTGGCGCTGGTTTCGCTCGTGCCTTTCGCGTTCATGAGCGTCACGGCGTTCGTGAAGATCTCGACGGTGCTGCAGATCGTCCGAAGCGCCATCGGGGCCTCCTCGGTTCCGTCGAACACGGTCATTCTGGCATTGGCGACGGCGCTTACCTTGCTGGCGATGGAGCCGGTGGGGCAGAAGATTTTCGAACGGGCGGGGCCGCTGCTGGGGGGCAAGGGCGCCCCGGATACGGTGACGTTGGTTCGCCAGGGGCTGGAGGCGGTGCGCGAGCCCATGCGCGATTTCTTGGCGAAGAATGCGAGCGACCGGGAGAAAGCGCGCTTCGTGGAGGTTGCCCAGAGGTCACGTCCGGAGGCCGAGCGGGCGGCCGTGACGGACCGGGATTTGCCGGTTTTGGTACCGGCGTTCGTGATCACGGAGCTGACGGAGGCGTTTGCCATCGGGTTCCTGTTGTTCCTGCCCTTCCTGGTCATCGACCTGGTGGTCGCCAACGTTTTGTTGGCGCTGGGGATGCAGATGCTCAGCCCCACCCAGGTGAGCCTTCCCTTCAAGCTCCTCCTTTTCGTCGCCATCAACGGCTGGGGGCTGCTCGCCCAATCGCTTGTTTCTGGCTACCACTGA
- a CDS encoding flagellar biosynthetic protein FliO gives MSAYASYIVETFVTLVAVCTIAFVVLYGAKRLGMGKTSGAIQLIGQLPLDARRCIYLVKVGGQVLVVGVGEGGFTKLAELPESAFPPEAVAAGGGSPGRAFSDVLARALGRRSSNGDG, from the coding sequence TTGAGCGCCTACGCGAGCTACATCGTCGAAACATTCGTAACATTGGTGGCAGTCTGCACCATTGCGTTTGTCGTCCTCTACGGTGCCAAGCGACTGGGGATGGGCAAGACGAGCGGGGCGATTCAGCTCATCGGACAACTTCCCCTCGACGCCCGCCGATGCATCTATCTGGTGAAGGTCGGCGGACAGGTGCTCGTGGTCGGTGTGGGCGAAGGCGGCTTCACCAAGCTGGCCGAGTTGCCCGAGTCGGCGTTTCCTCCGGAGGCGGTGGCGGCGGGCGGGGGCTCGCCAGGGCGCGCATTCTCGGACGTGCTCGCTCGTGCACTTGGGAGGCGGAGCTCGAATGGCGATGGATGA
- a CDS encoding aspartate kinase, translated as MALIVQKFGGTSVGSIDRIRNVARRALATAAQGHEVVVIVSAMSGETNRLLKLAHEVTQIPDAREMDVIAATGEQVSAALCAMAIQAEGGKARSLLGHQVKILTDGAFTKARIKAIEGSKIFSTVKKGAIAVVAGFQGVDENGDITTLGRGGSDTTAVAVAAAIGADACEIFTDVDGVYTTDPNVCPSARKISKISYEEMLELASLGAKVLQIRSVEIAMKYGVPVHVRSSFSDAEGTWVTKEDQSLEDVVVTGVAYDKNEARVVVTGVEDKPGIVAELFGAIAEKNVSVDMIIQSPAIASGPNGAGEGRTDVAFTVLKTDLARAKPFIDEVARSLEATSVRYDEGIAKVSIVGLGMRSHAGVAAKMFRILAKEGINISAISTSEIKVSCLVADKYTELAVRALHDGFGLSDAV; from the coding sequence GTGGCGCTCATCGTCCAGAAGTTCGGTGGCACCTCGGTCGGATCGATCGACCGCATTCGCAATGTTGCCCGACGCGCCCTCGCGACCGCCGCGCAGGGGCACGAGGTCGTCGTTATCGTCAGCGCCATGAGCGGCGAGACGAATCGGCTGCTCAAGCTGGCCCACGAGGTCACGCAGATCCCGGACGCCCGCGAGATGGATGTCATCGCGGCGACTGGAGAGCAGGTCTCGGCCGCCCTCTGCGCGATGGCCATTCAGGCCGAAGGGGGCAAGGCCCGGTCCCTGCTGGGGCATCAGGTGAAGATCCTGACCGACGGCGCCTTCACCAAGGCCCGCATCAAGGCCATTGAGGGCTCGAAGATCTTCTCCACCGTGAAGAAGGGCGCCATCGCGGTGGTGGCCGGCTTTCAAGGCGTGGACGAGAACGGCGATATCACCACGCTCGGACGCGGCGGGTCGGATACGACCGCGGTGGCCGTCGCCGCCGCCATCGGCGCCGATGCGTGCGAGATCTTCACCGACGTCGACGGCGTGTACACGACCGACCCGAACGTGTGCCCATCGGCGCGCAAAATTTCGAAGATTTCTTACGAAGAAATGCTGGAGCTGGCCTCGCTCGGGGCCAAGGTGCTCCAAATCCGGAGCGTGGAGATTGCCATGAAATATGGCGTACCGGTCCACGTTCGAAGTTCGTTTTCCGACGCGGAGGGAACCTGGGTGACTAAAGAAGATCAATCGCTCGAAGACGTGGTGGTCACGGGTGTGGCGTACGACAAGAACGAAGCTCGCGTCGTCGTCACCGGTGTGGAAGACAAGCCCGGCATCGTGGCGGAGCTCTTCGGCGCCATCGCCGAAAAGAACGTCTCGGTGGACATGATCATCCAGAGCCCCGCTATCGCCAGTGGTCCGAATGGCGCGGGCGAAGGCCGCACGGACGTTGCATTCACCGTGCTCAAGACCGACCTCGCACGCGCCAAGCCCTTCATCGACGAAGTGGCCCGCTCGCTCGAGGCGACGTCCGTCCGGTACGACGAGGGGATCGCCAAGGTCTCCATCGTGGGCCTCGGCATGCGCTCGCACGCCGGCGTGGCCGCCAAGATGTTCCGCATCCTCGCCAAGGAGGGCATCAACATCTCGGCCATCTCCACCAGCGAGATCAAGGTCTCCTGTCTGGTGGCCGACAAATACACCGAGCTCGCCGTGCGTGCCCTGCACGACGGATTCGGTCTCTCCGATGCGGTGTAG
- a CDS encoding AraC family transcriptional regulator encodes MTIPLTVYRTASELASERLEDPFVGLHVGVTCPRGSYGILELTAHHAPNVGEALLRVVRYMPLVTESRLELRQTEDELALVHRIPGEPHGLGRHANEFAMACFLRFVRDTSQTPVPALRAEFAHPAPPDVSELEQFFGTSNLVFDVGRNQLVLDPKVASLPINTSDERLLPWLDSYASSLLPPESSRAERIPGLQEQIRLCLREETPPTLRVLAQRLRLSPRTLQRRLQGAHTSFQGELEEVRRDLAESYLRDPKWTIKAIALRLGYADRSGFERAFMKWRRTTPGEFRRSLPPAPDSMQET; translated from the coding sequence ATGACGATTCCGCTTACTGTCTACCGCACCGCCAGTGAGCTCGCATCCGAGCGACTGGAAGATCCTTTCGTCGGCCTTCACGTGGGCGTCACGTGTCCACGCGGGAGCTACGGTATCCTGGAGCTCACCGCGCACCACGCCCCCAACGTGGGCGAGGCGCTGCTCCGCGTGGTGCGGTACATGCCGTTGGTCACCGAAAGCCGTCTCGAGCTTCGCCAAACTGAAGATGAGCTCGCCCTGGTGCATCGCATCCCGGGAGAGCCGCACGGCCTCGGCCGGCACGCCAACGAGTTCGCGATGGCGTGCTTTCTGCGCTTCGTTCGCGATACCTCGCAAACCCCCGTTCCAGCCCTGCGCGCCGAGTTCGCGCACCCTGCCCCGCCCGACGTGTCGGAGCTCGAGCAGTTCTTCGGCACCTCGAACCTCGTGTTCGACGTGGGCCGCAACCAGCTCGTGCTCGATCCCAAGGTGGCCTCGCTCCCCATCAACACCAGCGACGAGCGGCTCCTGCCGTGGCTCGACAGCTACGCGAGCTCACTCCTTCCCCCCGAGTCCTCGCGCGCCGAGCGCATTCCGGGGCTGCAAGAGCAGATTCGTCTCTGCCTGCGCGAGGAGACCCCGCCGACCCTTCGCGTGCTGGCGCAGCGCCTTCGCCTGAGCCCGCGCACCCTGCAGCGAAGGCTCCAAGGTGCGCACACCTCGTTTCAAGGTGAGCTGGAGGAGGTGCGCCGGGATCTCGCGGAGTCGTACCTGCGGGATCCGAAGTGGACCATCAAGGCCATCGCGCTGCGCCTCGGCTACGCGGACCGAAGCGGCTTCGAGCGCGCCTTCATGAAATGGCGCCGCACCACCCCCGGCGAGTTCCGACGCTCGCTGCCGCCGGCACCCGATTCCATGCAAGAAACATAG
- a CDS encoding DUF962 domain-containing protein, with translation MNTHEHDTVLARQWNGYGRVHSHRKNLIIHAVTVPLFMMGTLAMAAGILAPFTPAMHAGWQGVLGAIAGGFFAMIVAVAAQGRGHEKEANRPEPFRGPLDVLARLFFEQWITFPRYVLSGQFGRALFREEGSSRE, from the coding sequence ATGAACACTCACGAGCACGACACAGTTCTCGCGCGTCAATGGAATGGATACGGCAGAGTTCATAGTCATCGTAAAAATTTGATCATTCACGCCGTCACGGTGCCTCTCTTCATGATGGGGACTTTGGCGATGGCCGCAGGCATCCTGGCTCCTTTCACGCCCGCCATGCATGCCGGTTGGCAGGGCGTGCTGGGGGCCATCGCAGGTGGATTCTTCGCGATGATCGTCGCGGTTGCCGCACAAGGTCGCGGGCACGAAAAGGAGGCAAATCGCCCGGAACCCTTCCGCGGTCCTTTGGACGTGCTCGCTCGACTCTTCTTCGAGCAATGGATCACATTCCCCCGCTATGTGTTGAGCGGCCAGTTCGGGCGCGCGCTTTTTCGTGAGGAAGGTTCGTCACGTGAATGA
- a CDS encoding helix-turn-helix transcriptional regulator has product MRVASMPYAVTLGDTELPLWPPLLATRGRGSKSVTHVHHAMHIVLSLQGDLAVRAGKNPRAPWQRAAGVLTAPDVPHAIDAEGIECFLVFLDPESDVGTALGAVLTGPVRLISAKERDELLRDQTDPFAVMAKDGVAWTERAAALLGGAARPVPRRIHPRVRKLLRLFRTMPAGADTSLEALAEAVDLSPGRLMHAFSESIGLPLRPYLAWLRLQRAAAAVASGLPLAHAAHTAGFSDSAHMSRTFRRMFGMTPSALQP; this is encoded by the coding sequence GTGCGCGTCGCCTCGATGCCGTATGCGGTGACCTTGGGCGATACGGAGCTTCCTCTCTGGCCGCCGCTCCTGGCCACCCGCGGCCGCGGCTCGAAGAGCGTGACGCACGTGCACCACGCGATGCACATCGTCCTCTCGCTCCAGGGCGATCTCGCGGTGCGCGCAGGGAAAAACCCGCGCGCTCCGTGGCAGCGGGCCGCCGGTGTGCTCACCGCGCCCGACGTGCCCCATGCCATCGACGCCGAGGGGATCGAGTGCTTCCTCGTGTTCCTCGATCCGGAGAGCGACGTGGGGACGGCGTTGGGCGCGGTCCTGACGGGTCCCGTGCGGCTCATCTCGGCGAAGGAGCGCGACGAGCTTCTGCGCGACCAAACGGATCCGTTCGCGGTGATGGCCAAGGACGGTGTGGCATGGACGGAGCGCGCCGCGGCCTTGCTCGGGGGTGCAGCGCGCCCGGTGCCGCGCCGCATTCATCCGCGCGTGCGCAAGCTCCTCCGACTCTTTCGCACCATGCCCGCGGGGGCCGATACCTCGCTGGAGGCGCTGGCCGAGGCGGTCGATCTCTCGCCCGGCCGCCTGATGCACGCGTTCTCGGAGTCGATTGGCCTGCCGCTGCGACCTTACCTCGCGTGGCTGCGGCTGCAGCGCGCGGCGGCGGCCGTAGCCTCGGGCCTCCCGCTCGCGCACGCCGCCCACACCGCCGGCTTCTCCGACTCGGCCCATATGAGCCGCACCTTCCGGCGCATGTTCGGCATGACCCCTTCGGCCCTGCAGCCCTAA
- a CDS encoding porin family protein: MRHLVAWVCLAGLVAHAREAHAGGSGRGADEPEGKHHLGLGAGLSILKVDDKTTHSIGPGLALHYAYQITDALRFIGEGTSFIVAKDEDKGPEIPHTRPTRVDTFGLGMGYVLDITRKWVPYGGVMATGTALTGGTLDNAVLAFGVQLAVGVDYMLTSHFAIGFAFRQHLLLTKMSTYTSYYAGFLRAEFVWGK, translated from the coding sequence ATGCGCCATCTCGTCGCCTGGGTTTGCCTCGCCGGCCTCGTGGCCCACGCCCGCGAGGCGCACGCAGGGGGCTCGGGTCGCGGCGCGGACGAGCCCGAGGGAAAGCACCACCTCGGCCTCGGCGCGGGCCTCAGCATCCTCAAGGTCGACGACAAGACCACCCACTCCATCGGCCCTGGCCTCGCGCTCCACTACGCGTACCAGATCACCGACGCGCTTCGATTCATCGGTGAGGGCACCTCGTTCATCGTGGCCAAAGACGAGGACAAGGGCCCCGAGATCCCGCACACGCGCCCGACCCGCGTCGATACGTTTGGCCTCGGCATGGGCTATGTGCTCGACATCACGCGCAAATGGGTGCCGTACGGCGGCGTCATGGCCACGGGAACCGCGCTCACCGGTGGAACGTTGGATAATGCGGTCTTGGCTTTTGGAGTACAACTGGCGGTAGGTGTCGACTACATGCTGACTTCGCACTTTGCCATTGGGTTCGCCTTTCGGCAGCACCTGCTCCTGACCAAAATGAGCACCTATACTTCGTATTACGCCGGCTTCCTTCGCGCCGAGTTCGTGTGGGGCAAATGA
- a CDS encoding thioredoxin domain-containing protein, protein MKAWLRCAVVMLLAGCGSAPYPASRPAQKAEAPKVSADAAPQTSENEGPIPIGPDDPVWGSRTAPVTIVEFADFQCPFCERAEQSLERLQAEYGPEKLRIVWKNFPLPFHADARVLAEAAQGVFATGGNDAFWKFHRAAYAGMKARSASDESRVGSSEIASWVNTAGVDGKRILAGLDKHTWGGKVERDMELAGNVHVDGTPAFFINGVKLEGARPTEAFREIIDAEAEKARAKVAAGTARDRVYLEMTAANYQAAKDESAEAADKDDPAKDKTIYKVPVGQSPVAGPATALVTLVEFSDFECPFCKRSEQTVKALSEKYKNDLRIVWKNHPLPFHKQAMPAAELAVEAHLQRGHSGFWTVHDKLFDRAPSLADAELESIAQDAKLDPKKVRSALASHRHKARIEADQYLADDVGANGTPTFFINGRKIVGAQPTPVFEAVIEQELARAREVLAKGVAPAKLYDELIKDGKVGAEPERKAIAPATDAPVRGNAAAKVTIVEFSDFECPYCQRASGTVEQILKDYGGRVKLVFRHMPLAFHPHAHLAAEAAAEAYRQKGSAGFFKMHDLLFANQKQLDRPALEGYAAQLGLDGARFSQSLDSHDHSAKIDADAKVATDAGISGTPSFIINGYYLSGAQPYRNFKRLIERALAETTAKPAGKAR, encoded by the coding sequence ATGAAAGCTTGGCTTCGATGCGCCGTGGTGATGCTGCTCGCAGGTTGTGGAAGTGCACCGTACCCCGCGTCGCGGCCGGCGCAGAAAGCCGAGGCGCCCAAGGTGAGCGCGGACGCGGCGCCGCAGACGAGCGAGAACGAGGGCCCGATCCCCATTGGACCCGACGACCCGGTGTGGGGAAGCCGTACGGCCCCCGTCACCATCGTGGAGTTTGCGGATTTTCAGTGCCCGTTTTGTGAGCGCGCCGAGCAGAGCCTCGAGCGGCTCCAGGCCGAGTACGGCCCCGAAAAGCTGCGGATCGTGTGGAAGAATTTTCCCCTCCCCTTTCATGCCGATGCGCGCGTGCTGGCCGAGGCCGCGCAAGGGGTGTTCGCGACGGGCGGCAACGACGCGTTCTGGAAGTTTCATCGCGCGGCCTACGCCGGGATGAAAGCGCGCAGCGCGTCCGACGAGTCGCGGGTCGGCTCGAGCGAGATCGCGTCGTGGGTGAACACGGCGGGCGTCGATGGAAAGCGCATCCTCGCCGGCCTCGATAAGCATACGTGGGGCGGCAAAGTGGAGCGCGACATGGAGCTCGCGGGCAATGTGCACGTCGATGGCACCCCCGCGTTCTTCATCAACGGGGTGAAGCTCGAGGGCGCACGCCCGACCGAAGCGTTTCGTGAGATCATCGACGCGGAAGCGGAGAAGGCGCGCGCAAAGGTCGCCGCTGGGACCGCGCGCGATCGCGTCTACCTCGAGATGACGGCAGCGAACTATCAAGCTGCGAAGGACGAGAGCGCCGAGGCGGCGGACAAGGACGATCCGGCGAAGGACAAGACCATCTACAAGGTGCCCGTCGGGCAGAGCCCCGTCGCGGGGCCGGCCACCGCCCTGGTGACCTTGGTGGAGTTCAGCGACTTCGAGTGTCCCTTCTGCAAGCGCTCGGAGCAAACGGTCAAAGCGCTCTCCGAGAAGTACAAAAACGATTTGCGCATCGTGTGGAAGAACCACCCGCTGCCATTCCACAAGCAGGCGATGCCCGCGGCCGAGCTCGCGGTGGAAGCGCACCTGCAGAGGGGCCACAGCGGCTTCTGGACCGTGCACGACAAGCTCTTCGACCGCGCACCATCCCTGGCCGACGCGGAGCTCGAGAGCATCGCCCAGGACGCGAAGCTCGATCCCAAGAAGGTGCGATCGGCCCTCGCCTCGCACCGCCACAAGGCGCGCATCGAGGCCGACCAGTACCTGGCCGACGACGTGGGCGCCAACGGGACCCCCACGTTCTTCATCAACGGACGCAAAATCGTAGGCGCGCAGCCCACGCCGGTGTTCGAAGCGGTGATCGAGCAGGAGCTCGCGCGCGCCCGCGAGGTGCTCGCCAAAGGCGTGGCCCCGGCCAAGCTCTACGACGAGTTGATCAAGGACGGAAAGGTGGGCGCCGAGCCGGAGCGCAAGGCCATCGCGCCCGCGACCGACGCGCCCGTGCGCGGGAACGCCGCCGCGAAGGTCACCATCGTAGAGTTCAGCGACTTCGAGTGCCCGTATTGCCAGCGCGCGAGCGGCACGGTCGAGCAAATTTTGAAGGACTATGGCGGACGGGTGAAGCTCGTGTTCCGCCATATGCCCCTCGCCTTCCACCCCCACGCGCACCTGGCCGCGGAGGCCGCCGCCGAGGCGTATCGCCAGAAAGGGAGCGCCGGCTTCTTCAAGATGCACGACCTGCTCTTCGCCAACCAAAAGCAGCTCGATCGCCCCGCGCTCGAAGGCTACGCCGCGCAGCTGGGCCTCGATGGCGCGCGCTTTTCGCAATCGCTCGATTCGCACGACCACAGCGCGAAAATCGACGCCGACGCCAAGGTGGCCACCGACGCCGGCATCAGCGGCACACCGTCGTTCATCATCAACGGCTACTACCTCTCGGGCGCCCAACCGTATCGAAACTTCAAGCGCCTCATCGAGCGCGCCCTCGCGGAGACGACGGCCAAGCCTGCCGGAAAAGCACGTTGA
- a CDS encoding DsbA family protein: MAKDHKEAKTPEAKAQPAAADSGGMNTGVAVIGFILCFLAGAALMWGYDAHRLKSGDITADNGGGGSAAGGGTWSDSDSPVPVDSKDPVWGNRTAPVTVVTFSDFQCPYCGRVEPTLEQVKTTYGPDKVRIVWKNEPLPFHQNAKPSAEAAQGVFELKGNEAFWKFHDLAFKNQTSLSQENYEKWAQAAGVTDMAKYKAGLSSHKWADKVEKDHALAKQVGINGTPGFMINGVSLSGAQPFEKFKSVIDQELQKAQAKIASGTAKDKVYVAMSQENKKNAPPPADEDEEKEDKSVWKVPVGKSPVLGNDKALVTIVMFSDFQCPYCKRGEESLKKIRETYGDKVRVVWKHEPLPMHPRAEPAAELAMEARAQKGEKGFWDAHDKLFESAPKLEDADLETVAKDLGLNVEKVKSAIKDHRYKKEIDADQDQADDFQASGTPHFFINGRRLVGAQPFEKFKSVIDEEVTKANALLAKGTKPADLYDTLVKDGKGVPEPEKKNVALPTNAPVKGNPSAKVTILEISDFQCPFCKRVNESVKEVMKNYGDKVKITWRHLPLPMHPDAPLAAQAAQEAFKQKGSEAFWKMHDLLFENQGTENGLKREALDKYAQQVGLDMAKFKLALDNQTHKAEVDADAKVANDAGINGTPAFIINGYYVNGAQPYAKFRKVIDRALAEAK, encoded by the coding sequence ATGGCGAAAGATCACAAAGAAGCAAAAACCCCGGAGGCGAAGGCGCAACCCGCCGCCGCCGACTCGGGGGGGATGAACACGGGGGTGGCCGTCATCGGCTTCATTCTGTGCTTCCTCGCGGGCGCGGCCCTCATGTGGGGCTACGACGCGCATCGATTGAAGAGCGGTGACATCACTGCGGACAACGGCGGCGGCGGCAGTGCGGCTGGCGGCGGGACGTGGAGCGACTCCGACTCCCCCGTTCCCGTCGACAGCAAGGACCCGGTGTGGGGTAACCGCACGGCGCCGGTCACCGTCGTGACGTTCTCGGACTTCCAGTGCCCGTACTGCGGGCGCGTGGAGCCGACCCTCGAGCAGGTGAAGACGACGTACGGCCCGGACAAGGTCCGCATCGTCTGGAAGAACGAGCCGCTCCCGTTCCACCAGAACGCGAAGCCCTCGGCGGAAGCTGCCCAGGGCGTGTTCGAGCTGAAGGGCAACGAGGCGTTCTGGAAGTTCCACGATCTGGCCTTCAAGAACCAGACGTCGCTCTCGCAGGAGAACTACGAGAAGTGGGCGCAGGCCGCGGGCGTGACCGACATGGCCAAGTACAAGGCCGGCCTCTCGTCCCACAAGTGGGCCGACAAGGTCGAGAAGGATCACGCGCTGGCCAAGCAGGTCGGCATCAACGGGACGCCGGGCTTCATGATCAACGGCGTGTCGCTCTCGGGCGCGCAGCCGTTCGAGAAGTTCAAGTCGGTCATCGACCAGGAGCTTCAGAAGGCGCAGGCCAAGATCGCGTCGGGCACGGCGAAGGACAAGGTCTACGTGGCCATGTCCCAGGAGAACAAGAAGAATGCGCCGCCGCCCGCGGACGAAGACGAAGAGAAGGAAGACAAGTCGGTGTGGAAGGTGCCCGTCGGCAAGAGCCCTGTGCTCGGCAACGACAAGGCGCTGGTCACCATCGTGATGTTCTCCGACTTCCAGTGCCCGTACTGCAAGCGCGGCGAGGAGAGCCTGAAGAAGATCCGCGAGACGTACGGCGACAAGGTCCGCGTCGTGTGGAAGCACGAGCCGCTGCCGATGCACCCGCGCGCCGAGCCGGCCGCGGAGCTGGCGATGGAAGCGCGGGCGCAGAAGGGTGAGAAGGGCTTCTGGGACGCGCACGACAAGCTGTTCGAGTCGGCCCCCAAGCTCGAAGACGCCGACCTCGAGACGGTGGCCAAGGACCTGGGCCTGAATGTCGAGAAGGTGAAGTCGGCCATCAAGGATCACCGTTACAAGAAGGAGATCGACGCCGATCAGGACCAGGCCGACGACTTCCAGGCCTCGGGCACGCCGCACTTCTTCATCAACGGCCGCCGTCTGGTCGGCGCGCAGCCGTTCGAGAAGTTCAAGTCGGTCATCGACGAGGAAGTGACCAAGGCGAACGCGCTGCTGGCCAAGGGCACGAAGCCGGCCGACCTCTACGACACGCTCGTCAAGGACGGCAAAGGTGTTCCGGAGCCGGAGAAGAAGAACGTGGCGCTGCCGACCAACGCGCCGGTGAAGGGCAACCCCAGCGCCAAGGTGACGATCCTCGAGATCAGCGACTTCCAGTGCCCGTTCTGCAAGCGCGTGAACGAGTCGGTCAAGGAAGTGATGAAGAACTACGGCGACAAGGTGAAGATCACCTGGCGCCACCTGCCCTTGCCGATGCACCCCGACGCGCCGCTCGCGGCGCAGGCGGCCCAGGAGGCCTTCAAGCAGAAGGGCTCCGAGGCCTTCTGGAAGATGCACGACCTGCTCTTCGAGAACCAGGGGACCGAAAACGGCCTGAAGCGCGAAGCCCTCGACAAGTACGCGCAGCAGGTCGGCCTCGACATGGCGAAGTTCAAGCTGGCGCTCGACAACCAGACCCACAAAGCCGAAGTCGACGCCGACGCCAAGGTCGCCAACGACGCCGGCATCAACGGTACGCCCGCGTTCATCATCAACGGCTACTACGTCAACGGCGCGCAGCCGTACGCGAAGTTCCGCAAGGTGATTGACCGCGCCTTGGCGGAAGCCAAGTGA
- a CDS encoding phosphatase PAP2 family protein produces MIAATLLGSGWSMIALIPLILREASRRWALALTATLLATAVAVFLLKMAVGRARPIVSVPEVHPLYGSPTDFSFPSGHSAGSFATAAFVCLVAWRYAQKNPTWTRRVYALCGFCVAAAMTIAYSRVYLGVHFPGDVLTGAVLGTTFGSTGAWAYLKSRAKLARDDIAGAD; encoded by the coding sequence ATGATCGCCGCCACCCTCCTGGGGAGCGGCTGGTCCATGATCGCGCTGATCCCACTGATTCTTCGGGAGGCTTCGCGCCGATGGGCGCTCGCGCTGACGGCCACATTGCTTGCGACGGCGGTGGCGGTCTTCCTCCTCAAGATGGCCGTTGGTCGCGCGCGTCCCATCGTTTCGGTGCCGGAAGTACATCCTCTTTATGGATCGCCGACCGATTTTTCTTTCCCGAGCGGACACTCGGCGGGATCCTTTGCCACGGCCGCGTTCGTTTGCTTGGTGGCTTGGCGCTATGCCCAAAAGAATCCAACGTGGACGCGACGGGTCTACGCGTTGTGCGGCTTCTGCGTCGCAGCGGCGATGACAATTGCCTATTCGCGCGTTTACCTGGGCGTTCATTTTCCAGGTGATGTGCTGACGGGCGCCGTTTTAGGCACCACCTTCGGCAGCACCGGTGCCTGGGCTTACCTTAAATCGCGCGCCAAGCTTGCGCGCGACGACATCGCCGGTGCAGATTAG